A window of the Terriglobales bacterium genome harbors these coding sequences:
- the gap gene encoding type I glyceraldehyde-3-phosphate dehydrogenase — protein sequence MAIKVGINGFGRIGRNILRTALQDKNLEFVAVNDLTDPRTLAHLLKYDSILGNLKNDIKAESDSISVDGRKIRVFAEKDPAKLDWASVGVQVVVESTGRFTNAEDARKHLRGPVKKVIISAPATNEDITIVMGVNESAYDAAKHHVLSNASCTTNCLAPVTKVVHDNFKIKNGTMTTIHSYTNDQVILDFPHKDLRRARAAALSMIPTSTGAAKAIYLVIPEMKGKLDGFAMRVPTPNVSVVDLVVFVEKKTSVEEVNAALKQASEAGPLKGYLGYETAELVSSDYKGDSRSSIVDAPMTRVVDGNCVKVIAWYDNEWGYSCRVRDLINYIGAKGI from the coding sequence GCCGCATTGGACGCAATATTCTGCGTACGGCCCTGCAAGACAAAAACCTGGAATTCGTGGCGGTCAACGACCTTACTGATCCGCGCACGCTGGCCCACCTGCTGAAATACGATTCGATCCTCGGCAACCTGAAGAACGACATTAAAGCCGAAAGCGACAGCATCAGTGTTGATGGCCGCAAGATTCGCGTCTTTGCGGAAAAAGACCCGGCCAAGCTGGATTGGGCCTCCGTTGGCGTCCAGGTGGTAGTGGAATCCACCGGCCGATTCACCAACGCCGAGGATGCCCGCAAGCACCTGCGCGGCCCGGTGAAGAAAGTGATTATCTCGGCCCCGGCAACCAACGAAGACATCACCATTGTGATGGGCGTCAATGAAAGCGCCTACGATGCGGCCAAGCACCACGTACTTTCCAACGCCTCGTGCACGACGAACTGCCTGGCCCCGGTGACGAAGGTCGTACACGACAACTTCAAGATCAAGAACGGCACCATGACCACGATTCACTCGTATACGAACGACCAGGTGATCCTCGATTTCCCGCACAAAGACCTGCGGCGCGCACGCGCGGCGGCGCTCTCGATGATCCCAACCAGCACCGGCGCAGCCAAAGCCATTTACCTGGTGATTCCCGAGATGAAAGGCAAGCTTGATGGATTTGCCATGCGTGTGCCCACACCCAACGTCTCAGTCGTGGACCTGGTTGTGTTCGTGGAGAAGAAGACCTCGGTAGAAGAAGTCAACGCTGCGTTAAAGCAGGCTTCTGAGGCCGGTCCGCTGAAGGGATACCTGGGATACGAGACGGCGGAGCTCGTTTCCTCGGACTACAAGGGCGACTCGCGCTCCTCGATCGTCGATGCTCCCATGACGCGCGTGGTGGATGGCAATTGCGTCAAAGTCATCGCGTGGTACGACAACGAGTGGGGATACTCGTGCCGTGTGCGCGATCTGATCAACTACATCGGCGCAAAAGGAATCTAA
- a CDS encoding phosphoglycerate kinase, which translates to MAKLSIKDLNLENKRIFVRVDFNVPLSEDGRVTDDTRIVETLPTIEYAVKHKAKVILASHLGRPKGKPNPKMSLKAVAERLRMLLDHDLGPSENVGFCPDCVGAEAREMAGKLGAGHILLLENLRFHAEEEANDPAFAKELASLADYYVNDAFGSAHRAHASTEGITKFVQKSAAGFLMEKELEYMGRALQNPQRPFVAILGGAKVSDKIGVIQNLLTKVDALLIGGAMAYTFFKASGRQVGKSLVEDDKLELAKQLLEQTKSKNIKLFLPVDDVIAPKIEAGAKTSTLAASQPIPADQMGLDIGPQTAKLYADEIAKAKTIVWNGPMGVFETHPFDFGTIAVAKAVAGNTDATSIVGGGDSVAAVHAAGVSSKITHISTGGGASLEFLEGKKLPGVEALTDK; encoded by the coding sequence ATGGCAAAACTTTCGATCAAAGACCTGAACCTGGAAAACAAGCGCATATTTGTGCGGGTGGATTTCAACGTGCCCCTTTCCGAAGACGGCCGCGTCACCGACGACACACGCATCGTTGAAACCCTGCCCACCATTGAGTATGCGGTGAAGCACAAAGCCAAAGTGATTCTGGCTTCGCACCTGGGACGTCCCAAGGGCAAACCCAACCCGAAGATGAGCCTGAAGGCGGTAGCGGAGCGCTTGCGTATGCTGCTGGACCATGACCTCGGTCCGAGTGAGAACGTTGGGTTTTGTCCGGATTGCGTCGGCGCTGAAGCCCGAGAGATGGCCGGCAAGTTGGGTGCTGGGCACATCCTGCTGTTGGAAAATCTTCGCTTTCATGCGGAGGAAGAAGCCAACGATCCGGCGTTCGCCAAAGAGTTGGCCAGCCTGGCGGATTATTACGTCAATGACGCATTCGGCTCGGCACATCGGGCGCACGCTTCCACGGAAGGGATTACGAAGTTTGTGCAAAAATCCGCCGCCGGCTTCCTCATGGAAAAAGAACTGGAATACATGGGCCGCGCATTGCAGAATCCGCAACGTCCGTTTGTCGCCATCCTGGGCGGGGCCAAAGTTTCCGACAAAATTGGCGTGATCCAAAACCTGCTAACCAAGGTTGACGCCCTGCTCATTGGCGGCGCCATGGCCTACACCTTCTTCAAGGCCAGCGGGCGGCAGGTGGGGAAATCCCTGGTGGAAGATGACAAGCTTGAGCTGGCGAAGCAGTTGCTGGAGCAGACGAAGTCAAAGAACATCAAATTGTTTTTGCCGGTGGATGATGTGATTGCACCGAAGATCGAAGCCGGCGCAAAAACCTCTACGCTCGCGGCCTCGCAGCCTATTCCCGCCGACCAGATGGGCCTCGATATCGGCCCACAGACGGCAAAGCTCTACGCCGATGAGATCGCAAAGGCCAAGACCATCGTCTGGAATGGGCCGATGGGGGTTTTTGAAACCCATCCGTTCGATTTCGGTACGATTGCTGTGGCCAAAGCAGTTGCCGGAAATACCGACGCAACCTCCATCGTGGGCGGAGGCGATTCGGTGGCCGCCGTGCATGCGGCCGGCGTAAGCAGTAAGATTACGCACA